In a single window of the Nilaparvata lugens isolate BPH chromosome 1, ASM1435652v1, whole genome shotgun sequence genome:
- the LOC111061075 gene encoding prostatic acid phosphatase-like codes for MTSIFCFIIALLCFSTTVISRQSLKRMEPYGQVIASNVVFRHGQRTIIEPYPTDPYRSPSYWPEGFGQLVDEGKRQEFALGIWLRKRYQGLLNAVYNRTEIFIQSTDVDRTLMSAASVLAGLYPPTTGHKWNDRIDWQPIPIHTIPVEMDEVLAMKKPCPRYKAEFDKMLKSPPVTAEFAKYSKSIDYLTHFSGEKVKTWFQLQDLYDTMFIEELNNYTLPNWTSEVYPTPLKSAAAFTFRLDTFTEKLTRLKTGPLMNAMINHFRIYLQGNNKNHDDKNSRKVWLLSAHDETVANVLDTLKVFETHNPPYTACVLIELREKNNDYFVTVTYRNSSSEATLLTIPGCATLCPFNQFVQILKPLIPSDWESECHGNRMFTLSQHLLQHSLVLPLLLTTLILALLLLTSMLLFGRDTTDHLTFTGN; via the exons ATGACAtcgattttttgttttattatcgcCTTGTTATGTTTCTCAACAACAGTAATATCAAGACAAAGTTTGAAAAGAATGGAACCATACGGACAAGTGATAGCGTCAAATGTG GTATTTAGACACGGCCAACGAACCATTATTGAACCCTACCCTACAGATCCTTATCGAAGCCCCAGTTACTGGCCTGAAGGTTTTGGACAACTTGTAGAT GAGGGAAAAAGACAAGAATTCGCGCTAGGAATCTGGCTGCGTAAACGCTATCAAGGCCTGTTGAATGCCGTCTATAACCGAACCGAGATTTTCATTCAGAGTACCGACGTCGATCGAACTCTGATGAGTGCGGCCTCAGTGCTGGCCGGTCTCTATCCACCGACAACTGGCCACAAGTGGAATGATCGCATCGATTGGCAACCTATTCCTATTCATACAATACCTGTCGAAATGGACGAG GTCCTGGCTATGAAGAAACCTTGCCCCAGATACAAAGCCGAATTCGATAAAATGCTTAAATCTCCTCCAGTTACTGCGGAATTCGCCAAATATTCCAAAAGTATTGACTATCTCACTCATTTCAGTGGTGAAAAGGTCAAGACCTGGTTCCAACTGCAAGACCTGTATGACACCATGTTTATTGAG GAACTAAATAACTATACATTGCCAAATTGGACAAGTGAAGTATATCCGACACCGCTGAAATCAGCAGCTGCATTTACTTTTCGTCTGGATACTTTTACAGAAAAACTTACCAGGCTCAAGACAG GTCCTCTTATGAATGCAATGATAAACCATTTCCGAATATACCTTCAAGGGAACAATAAAAATCACGATGACAAAAATAGTAGGAAGGTTTGGCTACTCTCTGCCCACGATGAAACTGTAGCAAATGTTCTAGATACATTGAAAGTATTCGAAACTCATAATCCGCCTTATACTGCTTGTGTGTTAATTGAACTTCGcgagaaaaataatgattatttcgtAACG GTTACGTATCGTAACTCGAGCTCGGAAGCCACTTTGCTAACGATTCCAGGATGCGCCACACTCTGTCCATTCAACCAGTTTGTTCAAATCTTGAAACCGTTAATCCCCTCCGACTGGGAAAGCGAGTGTCACGGAAATAGAATGTTCACTCTATCTCAACATTTGCTGCAGCATTCTCTTGTGCTACCTT TGTTGCTGACCACTCTAATCCTGGCACTTCTTCTTCTGACGTCGATGCTCCTTTTTGGCAGAGACACCACAGACCATCTCACTTTTACAGGAAATTGA
- the LOC120353206 gene encoding cytochrome b5 reductase 4-like → MSSWLCSQRKGSTVMLSNPKGSFNTDIFTKNITEVYLFAAGTGITPMLSVVDWLLKSPSVLKIRLLYFNKTRKDIILEDKLDQLASEESRFYVEHILSEPSSEWSGRRGHVSLDLLLNILPKHADDIPRSDFVCICGPRPFTALVEKMLKEHLEYTSENYYSFSGQ, encoded by the exons ATGAGCTCGTGGCTGTGCAGTCAGCGCAAAGGCAGCACTGTCATGCTCAGCAACCCCAAAGGCTCCTTCAACACagacatttttacaaaaaacatAACCGAGGTGTACTTGTTTGCTGCTGGAACGGGAATTACGCCAATGCTATCGGTCGTTGACTGGTTACTAAAGTCTCCAAG TGTTCTGAAAATTAGACTGTTATACTTCAACAAAACAAGGAAAGATATAATATTAGAAGATAAATTGGATCAACTAGCTAGTGAAGAAAGCAG GTTTTATGTGGAACACATTTTGTCGGAACCGAGCTCTGAGTGGAGTGGCAGAAGGGGACATGTCTCGCTCGATCTGCTGCTAAACATTTTGCCAAAACATGCCGATGACATTCCTAGAAGTGACTTCGTATGCATTTGTGGTCCACGGCCATTCACTGCTTTGGTTGAAAA GATGCTAAAGGAACATTTGGAGTACACTTCAGAAAACTATTACAGTTTTTCAGGGCAGTAG